The following coding sequences lie in one Silvanigrella aquatica genomic window:
- a CDS encoding leucine-rich repeat domain-containing protein — translation MIKFNIKHLYFISLSLLGVENIYAHPQEEISKNTSTLKAVQAIIDLPNGGLVYLLPGQESAFVPKIEYNDSYSGVYTGEIEKFDKFYLTLLDDYGNAIDDERVLNEVRLINLNTWINGSELGQTETCRNIKLEVENNKLKIINLPNILVSLTTCDFLISTKNPRVLNINKNSKRTKLKFNYPFKIWANNDNNNNNAAVKMAKKLDALNLDLPEIELFGSYLYDEVDFSSIYNINLFPKLENITIKGFRFRDKSLQFSMLPNSSMLKKIVFTENIITKLPSFAFENFSTIENLSMYKNKIEVIQDDAFLGLKNLSELDLANNQLTQINSRTFLHLKSLKKLDLTNNQIQDIPKTTAEVILN, via the coding sequence ATGATAAAATTTAATATCAAACATTTGTATTTCATTTCTCTTTCATTACTCGGCGTTGAAAATATTTACGCTCATCCCCAAGAAGAAATTTCGAAAAATACTAGTACGTTAAAAGCTGTGCAAGCTATAATAGATCTTCCGAATGGGGGTTTAGTTTATTTACTTCCTGGACAAGAATCCGCCTTTGTTCCCAAGATAGAATATAATGATTCCTATTCTGGAGTTTATACAGGCGAAATTGAGAAATTTGATAAATTCTATCTTACTTTATTGGATGATTATGGTAATGCAATAGATGACGAAAGAGTTTTAAATGAAGTAAGACTTATTAATTTAAATACTTGGATAAATGGCTCTGAATTGGGTCAAACTGAAACTTGCAGAAATATTAAACTAGAAGTTGAAAATAACAAATTAAAAATTATTAATTTACCAAATATTCTTGTAAGTTTAACAACATGTGACTTTCTAATTTCTACGAAAAATCCTCGTGTTCTAAATATCAATAAGAACTCTAAAAGGACAAAATTAAAATTTAATTATCCATTTAAAATTTGGGCAAATAATGATAATAATAATAATAATGCTGCAGTAAAAATGGCAAAAAAATTAGATGCATTAAATTTAGATCTTCCTGAAATAGAATTATTTGGATCTTATCTTTACGATGAAGTTGATTTTTCATCTATATACAATATAAATTTATTTCCAAAACTTGAAAATATTACCATAAAAGGATTTAGATTTAGGGACAAATCTCTTCAATTTTCAATGCTACCAAATAGCTCAATGTTGAAAAAAATTGTTTTTACAGAAAATATTATTACTAAATTACCTTCTTTTGCGTTTGAAAATTTTAGCACGATTGAAAATCTATCTATGTATAAAAACAAAATTGAAGTTATTCAAGATGATGCTTTTTTGGGTTTAAAAAACCTGTCTGAATTAGATTTGGCTAACAATCAATTAACCCAAATTAATTCGAGAACTTTTCTACACTTAAAATCATTAAAAAAATTAGATTTGACTAACAATCAAATTCAGGATATTCCAAAAACAACTGCTGAAGTTATTTTAAATTAA
- a CDS encoding ABC transporter ATP-binding protein, with protein MLQNIHDAAVHHNKLSLMKGKLINLENFVENLYELNLIKSINKDKITIYKIEENHKNLVSINSFMLEFHNFKKGSYLITGENGSGKTSLLKFLKGSYDDCILILPDSCFIESHKLGSTGEQKLSQFMYALSQNSKIFLLDEWDANLNQKNTEKLDSIISNISMENVVIEIRHKFSV; from the coding sequence ATGTTGCAGAATATACATGACGCAGCAGTTCATCATAATAAATTATCATTAATGAAAGGAAAGCTCATAAATTTAGAAAATTTTGTTGAAAACTTATATGAATTAAATTTAATAAAATCTATAAATAAGGATAAAATAACTATTTATAAGATTGAAGAAAATCACAAAAATCTAGTTTCTATAAATTCATTTATGTTAGAGTTTCATAATTTTAAAAAAGGGAGTTATTTAATAACAGGTGAAAATGGATCCGGTAAAACTTCCTTATTGAAGTTTTTAAAAGGAAGTTATGATGATTGCATTCTCATATTACCAGATTCTTGTTTTATTGAGAGCCATAAATTGGGATCTACAGGCGAGCAGAAGCTAAGTCAATTTATGTACGCCTTATCTCAAAATTCTAAAATTTTTCTTCTTGATGAATGGGATGCCAATTTAAATCAAAAAAACACTGAAAAATTGGATAGTATTATTAGTAATATTTCAATGGAAAATGTTGTGATAGAAATTCGTCATAAATTTTCAGTATAA
- a CDS encoding Eco47II family restriction endonuclease, which produces MDLLNYISNDQLLFLINEITQNSIKKKREIDENMKKNVLDPFSAIFECLTFNFDFDEWVRKEKTRQIQKTMQNMVGEFHQNVLGSIPGWENLKNGKVIDLECRERKIIAEVKNKHNTTKGDQKKSLYENFEKLLNTKYIGYTAYYVEIIPNKKDGYDEEFVPSDNILSVRKMGNPKIRKISGQRFYELVTGDPYALKKLYEAIPKISEILGKNISINTRNQLNHIFNSAYSFNSN; this is translated from the coding sequence ATGGATTTGCTCAATTATATATCAAATGATCAGCTTCTATTTTTAATCAATGAAATTACTCAAAATTCTATTAAAAAGAAAAGAGAAATTGATGAAAATATGAAAAAAAATGTATTGGATCCTTTTAGTGCTATTTTTGAATGCCTTACATTCAATTTTGATTTTGATGAGTGGGTTAGAAAAGAAAAAACAAGACAAATTCAAAAGACAATGCAGAATATGGTTGGTGAATTTCATCAAAACGTTTTGGGTAGTATTCCAGGATGGGAAAATTTAAAAAATGGCAAAGTCATTGATCTTGAATGCAGAGAAAGAAAAATAATTGCTGAGGTTAAAAATAAGCATAATACCACTAAAGGGGATCAAAAAAAGAGTCTCTATGAAAATTTTGAAAAGCTTCTTAATACTAAATATATTGGCTATACTGCATATTATGTTGAAATTATTCCAAATAAAAAAGATGGCTACGATGAAGAATTTGTACCCTCAGACAATATTTTAAGTGTAAGAAAAATGGGTAATCCTAAAATAAGAAAAATCAGTGGACAAAGATTTTATGAACTTGTTACTGGTGATCCTTATGCACTTAAAAAATTATACGAAGCAATTCCTAAAATTTCCGAAATTTTAGGCAAAAATATATCAATTAACACTCGAAATCAACTTAATCATATTTTTAATAGTGCATACTCTTTTAATAGTAATTAA
- the dcm gene encoding DNA (cytosine-5-)-methyltransferase, giving the protein MKEFFKISEVANILSVSKATLRRWDSKGKLISRRHPINNYRIYHRNDLKKLENFGFIFESHKETNVALVKPLKIYTSIELFAGAGGLALGLEKSGLHCVLLNEIDKWACKTLKSNRPHWNVIEKDIKELDFTSFKGKVDIVTGGFPCQAFSYAGKQLGFEDARGTLFFEFARCVKETKPAICVGENVRGLVQHDGGKTLKGMISVLEDIGYKVLPPQILKAIHHRVPQKRERLLIVGIRKDLDIPFEFPTPQKEIYTLKDALKKGRLYPCPVPSSRGQIYPKRKKEILQLVPPGGYWRDLPVKIQKEYMQGSFYLGGGKTGMARRISWDEPCLTLTCSPAQKQTERCHPDETRPFTVREYARIQTFPDDWQFEGSISQQYKQIGNAVPVHLAEEIGLSLVKALNNFYNPKIFNLFGEEIIQKINNKNYHASL; this is encoded by the coding sequence TTGAAAGAATTCTTCAAAATCTCTGAAGTAGCTAATATTCTATCTGTTTCAAAAGCAACTTTAAGAAGATGGGATAGTAAGGGAAAATTAATTTCCAGAAGACATCCTATTAATAACTATCGAATTTATCATAGAAATGACTTAAAAAAATTAGAAAATTTCGGATTTATTTTTGAATCTCATAAGGAAACCAATGTGGCTCTTGTTAAACCTTTAAAAATATATACATCCATTGAATTATTTGCAGGAGCAGGAGGACTTGCTCTAGGATTGGAAAAATCAGGACTCCATTGTGTTTTATTAAACGAAATTGATAAATGGGCTTGCAAAACTCTAAAGTCAAATAGACCCCACTGGAATGTCATAGAAAAAGATATTAAGGAATTAGATTTTACAAGTTTTAAAGGCAAAGTTGATATCGTAACAGGTGGATTTCCTTGTCAAGCTTTTAGCTATGCGGGCAAACAACTTGGCTTTGAGGATGCCCGTGGTACTTTGTTTTTTGAATTTGCGCGTTGCGTTAAAGAAACAAAGCCTGCCATTTGTGTTGGAGAAAACGTCCGAGGATTAGTACAACATGATGGAGGAAAAACTTTAAAAGGTATGATATCCGTATTAGAAGATATTGGTTATAAAGTATTACCACCACAGATTTTAAAAGCAATTCATCACCGTGTTCCTCAAAAAAGAGAGAGACTTCTCATAGTTGGAATTCGTAAAGATTTAGATATCCCATTTGAATTTCCTACTCCTCAAAAAGAAATTTACACGCTTAAAGATGCCTTAAAAAAAGGGCGTTTATATCCCTGCCCTGTTCCCTCATCTAGAGGTCAAATATATCCAAAACGGAAAAAAGAAATATTACAACTTGTTCCACCAGGAGGTTATTGGCGCGACTTGCCAGTTAAAATTCAAAAAGAATATATGCAAGGAAGTTTTTACTTAGGAGGTGGAAAAACAGGAATGGCAAGACGAATTAGCTGGGATGAACCTTGCCTAACATTAACATGTTCACCCGCTCAAAAACAAACAGAACGCTGCCATCCTGACGAAACCCGACCTTTTACTGTTCGAGAATATGCCCGCATTCAAACATTTCCTGATGATTGGCAATTCGAAGGATCAATAAGTCAACAATACAAACAAATTGGCAATGCCGTTCCTGTACATTTAGCTGAAGAAATTGGCTTATCCTTGGTAAAGGCATTAAATAATTTTTATAATCCGAAAATTTTTAATTTATTTGGTGAAGAAATAATTCAAAAAATAAATAATAAAAATTACCATGCCTCATTATAA
- a CDS encoding acyl-CoA thioesterase, with protein MNNLLNKIVIDIKWTDLDAYNHLNNSKFFDFMTEARAKYFWEFALESPIQLILHECNILFKKQYRYPNSIILEQYIENKEAASFELKYIFKSSINDDIHAEAKVKMVTFDAEKNRVCRIPKELLSLLEMKN; from the coding sequence ATGAATAATTTGCTAAATAAAATTGTGATAGATATCAAATGGACGGATTTGGATGCCTATAATCATCTGAACAATTCAAAATTTTTTGATTTTATGACCGAAGCGCGCGCAAAATATTTTTGGGAATTTGCTTTAGAAAGTCCTATTCAATTGATATTGCATGAATGCAATATTCTATTCAAAAAACAATATCGTTACCCAAATTCAATTATATTAGAGCAATATATTGAAAATAAGGAAGCAGCTAGTTTTGAATTAAAATATATTTTTAAATCATCAATAAACGATGATATTCATGCCGAAGCAAAAGTCAAAATGGTTACATTTGATGCCGAAAAAAATAGAGTTTGTCGTATTCCTAAAGAGCTATTAAGTTTGTTGGAAATGAAAAATTAG
- the menD gene encoding 2-succinyl-5-enolpyruvyl-6-hydroxy-3-cyclohexene-1-carboxylic-acid synthase yields the protein MNREYSLKIITELLKYGVQEFYVCAGARDIPLIETVHNIQSKKQIVFSHFEERSAAFYALGRIKSLNKPVAVITTSGTAVAELLPAAMEAYYSGLPLILITADRPKSYRGTGAPQAAEQNQIFGVYVEKCFDLDAGDEFHLQNISFKKPIHVNVCFDIPLQSGLLQQINLNNFEFENVSLNENHKDHSYELNTLKKFIDNSKNLITLVSQLDLNNNKSLISFLNKLNVPVYLESLSNIRENEDLNHLKIKCPDKLWENAKKSNFQIDSILKIGGTPTHRIWRELDESFKNINVLSINVNGFSGIPHAKNIKLSSDFILENFNFDFAKNRSQNCSDFLKSDHVCYEKLLELIHKYHLAEQSIHFHLSNLIKENSHVYLGNSLPIRYWDLAANYNSKNLKMNASRGVNGIDGQISTFLGFANELSTENWGIFGDLTALYDMVGYWMLKQRTNLNANIVIINNGGGKIFNTVLKDDIALLCQNNHNLKFEHLAKFWNMEYELYFDARNIKNTPGIKIIEIIPDQNQTESFLKEFHLI from the coding sequence ATGAACAGAGAATATTCACTCAAAATTATAACAGAACTCTTAAAATATGGTGTTCAAGAATTTTATGTCTGCGCTGGAGCACGAGATATTCCATTAATAGAAACCGTTCACAATATTCAAAGCAAAAAACAGATCGTTTTTTCACATTTTGAAGAGCGATCGGCCGCATTTTATGCCCTGGGCCGCATCAAATCCTTAAACAAACCTGTCGCCGTCATTACAACATCGGGAACGGCTGTGGCCGAACTTTTACCCGCAGCGATGGAAGCTTATTACTCAGGTTTACCTTTAATTCTTATCACGGCAGACAGGCCTAAATCATACAGAGGGACAGGTGCCCCTCAAGCAGCAGAGCAAAATCAAATTTTTGGTGTTTATGTTGAGAAATGTTTTGATTTAGATGCTGGCGATGAATTTCATTTGCAAAATATTTCTTTTAAAAAACCCATTCATGTTAATGTATGTTTTGATATTCCTTTACAAAGTGGATTATTACAGCAAATTAATTTAAATAACTTCGAATTTGAAAATGTATCTTTAAATGAAAATCATAAAGACCACTCTTATGAGTTAAATACTTTAAAAAAATTCATTGATAACAGCAAAAATTTAATTACCCTTGTCTCTCAATTAGATTTAAATAACAATAAATCTCTCATCTCTTTTTTAAATAAATTAAATGTACCTGTTTATTTAGAATCCCTGTCTAATATTCGTGAAAATGAAGATTTAAACCACTTAAAAATCAAATGCCCTGATAAACTTTGGGAGAACGCTAAAAAAAGTAATTTTCAAATTGACTCTATTTTAAAAATTGGTGGAACTCCTACTCATCGCATTTGGAGAGAACTAGACGAATCATTTAAAAATATTAATGTATTGTCCATTAATGTCAACGGATTTTCAGGTATACCTCACGCAAAGAATATAAAATTATCTTCCGATTTCATTCTTGAAAATTTTAATTTTGATTTTGCAAAAAATCGTAGCCAGAATTGTAGTGATTTTTTAAAATCAGACCATGTATGCTATGAAAAATTATTAGAATTAATTCATAAATACCACCTTGCAGAGCAGTCTATTCATTTTCATTTATCAAATTTAATCAAAGAAAATTCTCATGTCTATTTAGGCAACAGCTTACCTATTCGCTATTGGGATTTAGCAGCAAACTACAATTCTAAAAATTTAAAAATGAATGCATCACGAGGAGTAAATGGCATTGATGGCCAAATTTCAACATTTTTAGGTTTTGCAAATGAACTTTCTACTGAAAACTGGGGCATTTTTGGCGATTTAACAGCTTTATATGACATGGTTGGATATTGGATGCTAAAACAAAGAACAAATTTAAATGCCAATATTGTTATTATTAATAACGGTGGTGGCAAAATTTTTAACACTGTTTTAAAAGATGATATTGCCTTATTATGCCAAAATAATCATAATTTAAAATTTGAGCACTTAGCAAAATTCTGGAACATGGAATATGAACTATATTTTGATGCCCGAAATATAAAAAATACACCTGGCATTAAAATCATTGAAATTATTCCAGATCAAAATCAGACTGAATCTTTTTTAAAAGAATTTCATTTAATATAG
- a CDS encoding DMT family transporter — MKKLLFTLFIPVFFVLLWSSGYIFVETGLQNCSPMLFLTMRFFIASAIMGGVLLFKGKKIILSKIELLQITITGILIQGVYLGFFFIALDQKVSPGILAIILGIQPLLTPLLMREGIDIKHKIGLFLGFIGLFLTVFNIIFIGNINIYGIICAIMSLIGITYGTVLQKKYCNNIPLDTKMFIHYAASAILILICCLFLEDYHVTWTYSFMTALFWVSVVMSIGAFFLFFALLKLGKASHVTSLLYCVPPVTAVFDLIFFKHEISFYTFLGMSFIILSIFLISENFARLSNNKLVKNLFYYKKN, encoded by the coding sequence ATGAAAAAATTATTATTTACTTTATTTATACCTGTATTCTTTGTTCTTTTATGGAGCAGTGGCTATATTTTTGTCGAAACGGGTTTACAAAATTGTTCTCCAATGCTTTTTTTAACAATGCGCTTTTTTATTGCAAGTGCAATTATGGGGGGGGTATTATTATTCAAAGGAAAAAAAATAATATTATCAAAAATTGAGCTACTACAGATAACTATTACTGGAATTTTAATTCAAGGTGTTTATCTAGGATTTTTCTTTATAGCTTTAGATCAAAAAGTATCTCCTGGAATATTAGCAATTATATTAGGTATACAGCCTCTTTTGACCCCTCTTTTAATGCGTGAAGGAATTGATATAAAACATAAAATAGGATTATTTCTGGGATTTATAGGTTTATTTTTAACTGTTTTTAACATAATTTTTATTGGAAATATTAATATATATGGAATTATTTGTGCAATTATGTCCTTGATTGGTATCACTTATGGAACTGTACTTCAAAAAAAATATTGTAATAATATTCCGCTTGATACTAAAATGTTTATTCACTATGCTGCCAGCGCAATATTAATACTCATATGTTGCTTATTTCTTGAAGATTACCATGTCACATGGACTTATTCATTTATGACTGCTCTTTTTTGGGTTTCCGTTGTAATGTCTATAGGCGCTTTTTTCTTATTTTTTGCACTTCTGAAATTAGGAAAAGCTTCTCATGTCACCAGTTTGTTATATTGTGTTCCTCCGGTTACTGCGGTTTTTGATTTGATATTTTTTAAACATGAAATTTCATTTTATACATTTTTAGGAATGTCATTTATTATTTTAAGTATATTTTTGATTTCTGAAAACTTTGCTAGGCTATCCAATAATAAACTAGTAAAGAATTTATTTTATTATAAAAAAAACTGA